DNA sequence from the Oreochromis niloticus isolate F11D_XX linkage group LG8, O_niloticus_UMD_NMBU, whole genome shotgun sequence genome:
TGATTATTTTGGTCACTAGCAGATTGCCACGGTTACCCGTAGTTTGCTTGGAAGATGCTGAACCACAAAGAGGTAGTGCAACTTCAAAAAGTGCAAAGCAAAACTGGAAATTGAGATTATTTGCCTTGAGTGTAAAAGTTGCACCTTTTAATATGTGTTGTTTTCACCAATAAGACACAACTTTTACGCTGAAGGCAAAACTTCTCTTTTTGGCTTGTGTTGCACTTCTCAGTTATTTGCAAATATATACAGAAAAGTTAGTGTGTTCCATACAAACTACTGGCAACCATGGAAATCGGCTAGTGACCAAAGCCATTGGACGGGGGCTTTTGGTCCAGGACTAATTTTTGGACCAATTTCACACTAGTCACTACCCTGCAATCTCCAGCAAACACTCACCAATTGGTCatggaatacacatttttcctttgTCACCACTTGGCTAGCATATGGTCACTGACAAGCTCCTAGAGCTCTATTACTGAGACCTAAGTACAAGTGACAAGAAGTATGAACGACTTTGTAGTGGGAAAAATAGTTTGTACATTGAAAGTTCGAGTAATTTAAACAAAATCCattctgaattttaaaaattttgtagGTCCAGTGGTTGCTGGAGTGGTAGGGACCACCATGCCTCGATACTGCCTCTTTGGTGACACAGTGAACACAGCTTCTCGCATGGAAAGCAACAGCTTACGTGAGTAAGCAGTTGAAATTTCAAAATTTAAACTCTGAATAACCCTGAAAAGATAAGATTTATGTAGTTGTGCTATGATTTGAAGTGACTATTGtcactttaattttttaataggGCAGAAATGACAGTGCATTTTTCAGATAAACCAAAACTATTATGACTCAACTGATTTCTTGCTTCACTATAAGTTTGACAATTTTAGATTTCAGTCAACTAGTTTGGCTACTTTTGAATGGATCATCGTGGTATTGTTTATAAATGATAGATGCACAGTTTGGGTCTGAAGACCTGAAAGCAAAGTCAGTGCCAAAGTTCCACAAGACTGCATTCTTTCACATGACCAGCCAGGGCTGACCCCATTGGCTACAGAGAGACCAGTGGCTAGCATGCAGTGTCCTCGGTTTGTTAGATATATCCATCACTCATACGACAATAACAATCTACATCAAAGTTTATGTTGGGTGCAATGTATGAGAACGAAATGAAATTGACGATGAATTCTAATTATGTTGATAATCCCttaatttttcatatttcattcGGTTCTGTACTTTGTGCTAATCTTCACGCTAATAGGCTACAGTAGTTGTGAAAATTAACTTGATGTGATGGTCTGTATTAACATGTTGGCATGATTAAACATGCAGAGCTGTTGAACTTACATGCAAAACTAGAGGTTTGTCTTGGTAAAGGTGCTTAAAATATCTCTTTAGAAGTATATGTGTTTCTCACATACAGCCTTGAAGATTCATGTATCTCAGTCCACAGCAGACATTCTTTTCCAGGCTGGATCATTTGAACTGGAAGAAAGAGGAGAAATTGAAATGAAGGTGAACAGTCTGCAATATTTTTTCCTTCGCAATGAAATAACAAAGATGTTAGGTTGACCAGCATGTCTTTCTCTTTGTGACAGGGTAAAGGGACTCAAAAGACATACTGGCTGCTGAACAGAGCTGGATTTAATCCTGTCTTCACTGACCGTGGTTCTTCACCAGTACAAACACAGGTACAgtcacaaatatatatatatatatatatatatatatatatatatatatatatatatatatatatatatatatatacatatatatatgttgtaTTGTATAATGacttgtatttttattgttttactgtattttctccCATTGAAGAAACCAGGAGTGACCCGAGGTGAAGACAAAAGAGCCCCAAAAAACCTGACTGTACCTCCTATAACTGAACCCATGATGCCTCCAGTAcacatttaaagagaaaaggcGCTTATTAATTAGCAGGGAATACTgaaaaaatttattttaagatATCAGTTTTtaacagcttttaaaaaatgccaTGCAAGATGAGTTTGAGTCATCCATGTATAAAAAGAACTGGAGACAAAATGTGGATGGAGGCCAAAGTGAAAGTGCAGAACACAATGCGTGAACAGAGACTGCAGTTTGGATTGCAACaaatgtatttaacaaaatgtaGTTCAAAGTCTTTATTCTTTGTGATTTAAGTATTTAGTGGATCCACTTTTGCACACAAGGCTGTAAATGATTTCAAAATGCTTAGTGTTCAATTCAAACTGTTTGTTGTGGCACATGTAGTCAGCTCTGACGTGCCTAAAGTTATCTCATAAGAAGATATTTTGTAAGCTAATCAAGCATTTCTAAATTATTCTTACAGCTGCAGAGCTGGTTGTTGTATTAACATCTGTCATCCAGCTGTGCACAGTTTGGCCACTGAGACCTGgagagaataaataaatcagtaatTGAgtatttttctattattgtCATATGACTATTTCACAAATAACTAAACTCAATCACTGCTGAGTTTGGTTAGACAACGTAAATCAGAAGTTTGATAATGCTTATTATCATCACAGAAAAATCAAATACCTGTGATTGACCTGTGATTGATCGCTGAAAAAAACACCTCTTCCTATTATAAAACACTCCATATAAACATGACAAGAAAACAATGAgatttaaaatctgttttcatttttcctttgaataaataaatcacacatcagagtttttattttcagtgtaaCATGAAATAAAGAAGACATTTTATAGTTGCTCTGGATTGTGTCATGGAAATAGAAAAATATGTCATATTATGTTTAGTCATGTACTCTGTTTGTTGTAGTGCTGTCAGACCAAAAATTTGGTTTTAATTTAAGGACTGAatgaaattgttttttgttttttatggtttggaacaaatggaaaaaaattccTTTTCCTTCAAAATTTAATGAATCTTTATTGGAGGAAGGAGTGAAAAATCACACAAGGTTCAAAGCATCAATAAACATGCTAAATACAAATCATATTGGTGAGATAATGATCGCGTGGGGAGGAATATATTCATACGCTCCCTGAGTCCTGGGTGGCACTCCCCTCTGCGTTTGTGAGTTTATGGAAACTGAtgattttgttttataaaattCTTGATCCACTGATGAAATCACAACATGTGTTTATCAGGACCACCAGCAGGATGAGCACTGAGACGCCTGTTaaaggagggagaaaaaaattaaCAGATCAAATCTCAGTGAATGAGAACCAAGTTTAAACACGATTAGCTGAGCTTAAGCCTTGAGAGGATGAGTTCATGTTAAACTTGAGTGGTTTTGCAGCTCATGTACAAAGCAATACACAGATTTAAACATTTCTAGTTAAACTCTATTTATTTAAAGCATAAAAGACCTTAGTTATCAAAATTTTTAATTGCTCAGATTATTTTTGTAGCGATTATGATCTGAATCAAAATTATCATCACATTGTTGTTTACCTGTTATGTGTCCATTATTAGAAGACTGATTACCTGTTAAAACAAAGACAGTACTGTTCATACTATACAATCAAGTGCATGAGTTGCTCTTTATTGATCTCAGTCATAAATATGCCACGTTTTACTCTACCTTTAATGTGAAATTCAGCAGTGAGGATCCCCCCATTCGGGTCTACCTCTGATGACAAACTCCTCACAGAGCAGGGGCTCTTCAGGAAAAAGCAACCATAGTTtcctgtttagtttgtttttttacactgtaCTCAACTTGATGTTAAAGGTCAGTAGAAGAACTTGAAAAACAGCCAGTCAGAATATGAAATTATCTTTTTTGTTAGTAGAGAAAAGTCACTAATGTGGAATTGTTATTGCACAAAAAGTACTAAACTTTATAAAGACACAGAATTCAATGTTCTATGGATCTGTTATTTAGTTTATAATTGCATGGTGTCAAAGGTCAAAACATGGAGCTATGAGGAAGCTAGACTTAAAATGTATTGGCTAATGCTGCTAGCTTTGCAGTCTGCATCAGTCCATTGATATTGAGTTTAATCAGTTTAATCTAAAACGGTTTGGCCAGCCCAGATTAACCTGCAGGATTGTGAATACATCTGTTAAGTGATCTGCTGCCAGGGAAGAAATCAGGTAAGCCTGGGAGAAAATCAGCTCTCAGAGATGATGAGCTAAAGAAGACTGACTAAGACTCCTAAACTGTACTAGCCGAATTCCATTTAGATGTTTCAGGTTTTGTATCTGGTGCGTGTCAAACTTTGGAAATTAACAACAGAGCCACAGTTAATGTTATTAGTAACATCTGTGCTTTTTCTACTATGACATATAAAAAGAGCAATTGCAAAACAGCAACATGTAGATGGGAACGACTTCAGTGCTATAATGTTTTTGGTATCATTAAATAACAAAACACTCACTGGCTGACAGATGATCCTTTCTCCATCACACACCTGGACCTCACAGTGAAGCCAAACAGTGGACACCTTCTCCTGCCGCTGGAAGCGGAAAGAGTTGAACTTGAACATGGAGCGGCTGTCTTTGGCGTTCTCAAAAATAGTCACAGTGTTGTCAGAGGAGCAGCTGTTGGAAAACAGCAATTAAACATCCTATAAAACATAAAGAAGTGGGAACAAAATGTTCCTTAAGTTGAATTTAGCCTTTTGTGTTTTAGTACCTGTTAATGATGAGGCTCCACCTTTTCCTGTCTGTGGAGTAAGGTGAAGGAGTGGCCCAGCAGTTGTTTATCACAACTTTGAATCTTTGAGATGTAAAGGACAAATGTGGTTTGGAAGTCTGAGAGAATCGTACCTTTAAAACTACGAAAATAAACATACAAACATCTAAAGTCTACCTGTTACTTAGACCTTTTGCTTCGATGCCAATGAATACTTCAGAGCCGATCTCAGATGTATCAATCACATAGGGAGCGTCCTTGGCATACAGGAACTTTGAATTCTATGAAATATgggacattttttgtttttcaagatgTCTGCAGTTTCTCATTTGCATCCAATGATCGTAGCGTGTAC
Encoded proteins:
- the tectb gene encoding beta-tectorin, translating into MAFVSALLMLLPVAWSCIPQKADYVMVSCFPNAIIANVPDCPYGWEIEHLSLGGVCYNGIHSPGYYRFIIPDLTPKNHSYCGTQSEYMPGKDPKYIFYNSIVSNDTSLTVRNQPVNYTFSCTYRAAYLVNNAVFSQRVATVYVNNGSIGTFRSQLSMNVFTNSKFLYAKDAPYVIDTSEIGSEVFIGIEAKGLSNRFKVVINNCWATPSPYSTDRKRWSLIINSCSSDNTVTIFENAKDSRSMFKFNSFRFQRQEKVSTVWLHCEVQVCDGERIICQPSPCSVRSLSSEVDPNGGILTAEFHIKGNQSSNNGHITGVSVLILLVVLINTCCDFISGSRIL